CACACGGGAGGCCGCCTGCGTCTTCGCGGAGGCTCCGGCGCCTGCTGGAGCGCCGCGTCCAACGCCGCCTGGACCAGCGCGCTCGAACGCTGCCGGGACAGCCGCCGCGCGGGCCCACTGCCGTTGTCCAGGGGCCGCAGCAGGTCGTCCAGCGGCTCACCGTCACCGTCGTCGGGGGGGCGGGCGCTCATGACGACTCCCCCTCGGGCGCCTCGCCGTCCGAGGCCAGCGCGCGCAGGGCGGTGCGTCCCAGGCGCAGCCGGCTGCGCACGGTCTCGAAGGGGACGCCCAGCTCTGTCGAAATCTCCTGCACGCTCAATTCCAGGACATGGTGCAGCACCAGCGCGTGCCGCTGCTCCGTCGACAACCGGTCCAGTAACGTCACCAGGTGACGGCGGTGCAGATATTCGTCCGCCGGCGCTTCGTCGGACGGCACCGCCAACAACTCCACCGGGTCCCCACTGTAGCGGGCCTCGCGTCCGCGTGAACGCTTGAGCCACGCGAACGTGGTGCGCACCACCACCCGGTCCACCCATCCGTGGAAACGCCCGTCGCCGCGATAGG
This DNA window, taken from Corallococcus coralloides DSM 2259, encodes the following:
- a CDS encoding RNA polymerase sigma factor, with product MGMRSSGSHATVAPRGEDARLTAAMRGQRDATEALLLELLPRVRNLVRYLVRGDSDVEDIAQESLIALVRGLPTYRGDGRFHGWVDRVVVRTTFAWLKRSRGREARYSGDPVELLAVPSDEAPADEYLHRRHLVTLLDRLSTEQRHALVLHHVLELSVQEISTELGVPFETVRSRLRLGRTALRALASDGEAPEGESS